A genomic region of Mycobacterium senriense contains the following coding sequences:
- a CDS encoding HNH endonuclease signature motif containing protein — MFEWWLASRETPESAVLLDRVREAGRAEARAAAERLVAAGELLVLRCRESGERADWSADAWEVVAAQVGAALGCSVAMGHSYLRYAMAMRDRLPEVGAAFRAGQIDYRSFQTIVFRTDLITDAEVLDRVDAQVAALVSRRPSLTRGGLAAAVDRVVAWVDADAVRRAKDALGDRYVDVLANESGMAYVTGSVVGADGRALDRRLDALAATVCDADPRTRTQRRADALGALAAGDQRLVCGCGRADCAAAAPAPRSSVVIHVVAEQASVDGKVSRPGVLPGVEGLIPAEVIAELARSARLVPVIAPGGAEDHYTPSATLADFVRCRDLTCRAPGCDRPATDCDLDHTIPYAEGGPTHASNLKALCRQHHLMKTFWGWRDRQLQDGTVIWTLPDQHTFVTTPGSALLFPQLCVPTGDIPAPTPPRPDRCAERTAMMPRRTRTRAQNRAARIATERKHNREARQLKRRERETAYLGPAPPAGDGDDPPPF, encoded by the coding sequence ATGTTCGAGTGGTGGTTGGCCTCGCGGGAGACGCCGGAGTCGGCGGTGTTGCTGGATCGGGTGCGCGAGGCCGGGCGTGCGGAGGCGCGGGCGGCCGCGGAGCGGTTGGTGGCCGCCGGTGAGCTGTTGGTGTTGCGGTGCCGGGAGTCGGGGGAGCGGGCGGACTGGTCGGCGGACGCGTGGGAGGTGGTGGCCGCGCAGGTGGGTGCGGCGTTGGGGTGCAGCGTGGCGATGGGGCACAGCTATTTGCGCTATGCGATGGCGATGCGGGATCGGTTGCCTGAGGTGGGTGCGGCCTTTCGGGCCGGGCAGATCGATTACCGGTCGTTTCAGACGATCGTGTTTCGCACCGATTTGATCACCGATGCCGAGGTGCTGGACCGCGTCGATGCGCAGGTTGCGGCCCTGGTCTCGCGGCGCCCGTCGCTGACCCGCGGCGGGCTGGCCGCCGCGGTGGACCGGGTGGTGGCATGGGTGGATGCCGATGCGGTGCGGCGCGCCAAGGACGCACTGGGTGATCGCTATGTGGATGTGCTGGCCAACGAGTCGGGGATGGCGTATGTGACGGGCAGCGTCGTAGGCGCCGACGGGCGGGCCCTGGATCGGCGCCTGGACGCGTTGGCCGCCACGGTGTGTGATGCCGATCCGCGCACCCGCACCCAGCGGCGCGCGGATGCGTTGGGGGCGTTGGCCGCCGGGGACCAGCGGTTAGTGTGCGGGTGCGGGCGTGCGGACTGCGCCGCGGCAGCGCCGGCACCTCGAAGCAGCGTGGTGATCCACGTGGTCGCCGAGCAGGCCAGCGTGGACGGCAAGGTGTCGAGGCCGGGTGTCTTGCCCGGGGTGGAGGGCCTGATCCCGGCCGAGGTGATCGCCGAGTTGGCCCGCTCGGCGCGGCTGGTGCCGGTGATCGCCCCGGGCGGCGCCGAGGACCACTACACCCCGTCGGCCACATTGGCCGACTTTGTGCGGTGTCGGGATCTGACCTGTCGGGCCCCGGGCTGTGACCGCCCGGCCACCGACTGCGACCTCGACCATACGATCCCGTATGCCGAGGGCGGCCCGACGCACGCCTCGAACCTCAAGGCGCTGTGCCGACAACACCATCTGATGAAAACGTTCTGGGGCTGGCGCGACCGACAGCTGCAAGACGGCACGGTCATCTGGACGCTGCCCGACCAGCACACCTTCGTCACCACCCCGGGCAGCGCACTGCTGTTCCCCCAGCTGTGCGTCCCCACGGGAGACATTCCTGCGCCCACCCCACCAAGACCCGACCGTTGCGCCGAACGGACCGCGATGATGCCCCGACGCACCCGCACCCGCGCCCAAAACCGGGCCGCACGCATCGCCACCGAACGCAAGCACAATCGCGAGGCACGGCAACTGAAACGGCGAGAGCGCGAGACCGCCTACCTCGGTCCCGCGCCACCCGCCGGCGACGGCGATGATCCGCCGCCGTTCTAA
- a CDS encoding gluconate 2-dehydrogenase subunit 3 family protein, which yields MANTSRPDHLPNLRPDGKPPHPSWLPRQRRGVTPQMIGRYPDYDVLETADKWDEATRKVVLARLEPPGPLRFFTPEEEPCLRAFCDTVLAQDVDPRVPVAESVDSKLADGRLDGYQYADMPDDRDTWRLVLRGLDETASTHYGTPSFADADITTREAIIDKFSQADLQGGAWENLNVKRAWSVCMRMTLSGFYSHPWAWNEIGFGGPAYPRGFMRLGGATGPAAAREPYETRGATDEDPVQIVNNGEL from the coding sequence ATGGCCAACACCTCACGCCCCGACCACCTGCCCAACCTGCGCCCCGACGGCAAGCCACCACACCCGTCCTGGCTGCCCAGGCAGCGACGCGGTGTCACACCGCAGATGATCGGGCGCTACCCCGATTACGACGTGCTGGAAACCGCCGACAAGTGGGACGAGGCCACCCGGAAGGTGGTGCTGGCCCGGCTCGAACCGCCCGGCCCGCTACGGTTTTTCACGCCCGAAGAGGAGCCGTGCCTGCGCGCGTTCTGCGACACGGTGCTGGCGCAGGACGTCGACCCGCGGGTGCCGGTGGCCGAGTCCGTCGACTCCAAGCTCGCCGACGGGCGCCTCGACGGCTACCAGTACGCCGACATGCCCGACGACCGCGACACCTGGCGGCTGGTGCTGCGCGGGCTCGACGAGACCGCGTCGACCCACTACGGCACACCCTCGTTCGCCGACGCCGATATCACCACCCGCGAGGCGATCATCGACAAGTTCTCGCAGGCGGACCTGCAGGGCGGGGCGTGGGAGAACCTGAACGTCAAGCGGGCGTGGTCGGTATGCATGCGAATGACGTTGTCGGGCTTCTACTCCCACCCGTGGGCATGGAACGAGATCGGGTTCGGCGGCCCGGCCTATCCGCGAGGTTTCATGCGCCTCGGTGGTGCCACCGGGCCGGCCGCCGCGCGCGAACCGTACGAGACCCGCGGCGCCACCGACGAGGATCCGGTGCAAATCGTCAACAACGGGGAGTTGTGA
- a CDS encoding GMC family oxidoreductase, with protein sequence MGDFLRGLLKGAVEPKDNDSRFLLDVHSRDLPGEKTMCRYADDDEVDLVVVGAGAGGSVLAQRLAREGWRVVILEAGPFWHPDEDWVSDEAGSHALYWTQKRIIGGDDPIELGKNNSGRGVGGSMVHYAGYTPRFHPSDFETYTRDGVGADWPIRYEDIRRHYEQVELELPVAGQNWPWGDPHRYPFAPHPISGAAAKIWRGALKLGIDMRVGPVGIVNGTFGNRPHCIYRGYCLQGCKVNAKASPYVTHLPDALAHAVEIRANCMASRVELDESGAARGVVYYDEIGGKERLQRAKVIAIAGYSIETPRLLLNSASDRFPNGLGNNDDQVGRYVMVQGATQSAGRWSEEVRMYKAPPPEVSSEQFYETDPSRGFARGFAIQTVSPMPIGWAEHVLAEGHWGRAMREYMRDYNHWATVGVLNELLPLPDNRVTLADEKDPYGIPVARFDYTLCDNDKANMAYSTKVIGDILHAADAQDVLTIERFAHLIGGARMGTSPQNSVVDSDQRVWGVPNLFLADGSVCPTQGSANPALTIMALASRLAERLAGGKTDTTAGRRSEAGARG encoded by the coding sequence ATGGGCGACTTCTTGCGGGGCCTGCTCAAGGGCGCGGTCGAACCCAAGGACAACGATTCACGATTCCTGCTCGACGTGCACTCGCGCGACCTGCCCGGCGAAAAGACCATGTGCCGCTACGCCGACGACGACGAGGTCGATCTGGTTGTGGTGGGCGCCGGTGCCGGCGGGTCGGTGCTGGCGCAGCGGCTGGCCCGGGAGGGCTGGCGAGTGGTGATTTTGGAGGCCGGCCCGTTCTGGCACCCCGACGAGGACTGGGTGTCCGACGAGGCAGGCTCCCATGCGCTGTACTGGACGCAGAAACGCATCATCGGTGGCGACGACCCGATCGAGCTGGGCAAGAACAACTCCGGACGTGGCGTGGGCGGGTCCATGGTGCACTACGCCGGGTACACCCCGCGCTTCCACCCCAGCGACTTTGAGACCTACACCCGGGACGGGGTCGGGGCGGACTGGCCCATTCGCTACGAGGACATCCGTCGCCACTACGAGCAGGTCGAGCTCGAGCTGCCGGTGGCCGGCCAGAACTGGCCCTGGGGCGATCCGCACCGCTACCCCTTTGCGCCGCACCCCATTTCGGGTGCCGCCGCCAAGATCTGGCGGGGCGCGCTCAAGCTCGGCATCGATATGCGGGTGGGCCCCGTCGGCATCGTCAACGGCACCTTCGGCAACCGACCGCACTGCATCTACCGCGGCTACTGCCTGCAGGGCTGCAAGGTCAACGCCAAGGCCAGCCCGTACGTCACGCATCTTCCCGACGCACTGGCCCACGCCGTGGAGATCCGCGCCAACTGCATGGCCTCCCGCGTGGAGCTCGACGAGAGCGGCGCCGCCCGGGGCGTGGTCTACTACGACGAGATCGGCGGCAAGGAGCGCCTGCAACGCGCCAAAGTGATTGCCATTGCCGGATATTCGATCGAGACGCCACGACTGTTGTTGAACTCGGCCAGCGACCGCTTCCCGAACGGGCTGGGCAACAACGACGACCAGGTCGGGCGCTACGTGATGGTGCAGGGCGCCACCCAGTCCGCGGGCCGGTGGTCCGAAGAGGTCCGGATGTACAAGGCGCCTCCCCCGGAGGTGAGCTCCGAACAGTTCTACGAGACCGACCCCTCGCGTGGGTTCGCCCGCGGCTTCGCCATCCAAACCGTGTCACCGATGCCGATCGGCTGGGCCGAACACGTACTCGCCGAAGGGCACTGGGGTCGCGCGATGCGAGAGTACATGCGTGACTACAACCACTGGGCGACCGTCGGCGTGCTCAACGAGCTGTTGCCGCTGCCGGACAATCGGGTGACACTGGCCGACGAGAAGGACCCGTACGGCATTCCGGTGGCCCGGTTCGACTACACGCTGTGCGACAACGACAAGGCCAACATGGCCTACTCCACCAAGGTGATCGGCGACATCCTGCACGCCGCCGACGCCCAGGACGTGCTCACCATCGAGCGATTCGCCCACCTGATCGGCGGCGCACGGATGGGCACCAGTCCGCAGAATTCCGTCGTCGACTCCGATCAACGCGTGTGGGGCGTGCCGAACCTGTTTCTCGCCGACGGCTCAGTGTGCCCGACGCAGGGCTCGGCCAACCCCGCACTGACCATCATGGCGCTGGCCTCGCGGCTCGCCGAGCGGCTGGCCGGCGGGAAGACCGATACCACCGCCGGACGGAGGTCGGAGGCGGGAGCCCGTGGCTGA
- a CDS encoding glycoside hydrolase family 15 protein, with translation MADRTIDVETIFAPRVLREYALLADGERGALIGPQGDVAWMCAPHWDSDAVFSNLIGGGGVYAITPVDVRHVWGGYYEPGSLIWRNRWITRDSTVECREALAFPGDPDRVILLRRLTVCRGTARVRVLLAPAAGFGRHGLGQPTSDGGVWSGRSGRLRWRWLAGCDARTVKAAHDNSELLTCEITLEEGRQHDLVLELSERALPDQPPDPDVAWDATAAAWQRSVPRLECTIAPRDGSHSYAVLRGLTSSGGGMVAAATMSLPERAHTNQNYDYRYAWIRDQVYAGMAAAAVGTTELLDRAVEFVGARLLEDGPNLKPAYTVTGGAVPSEEELDLPGYPGGTDKIGNWVNQQFQLDVFGEALQLLAKAGAADRLDADGWRAAQAAIGAIEKRWREPDAGVWEVGDEHWTQSRLACVAGLRAIAKLAGAGPEVTTCASLADAILADTASSSLHPHGYWQRSPRLTGVDASLLLPPVRGAVPVDDPRTRATLDAVRRELTDDGFVYRFRHDERDLGDAEGAFLLCGFMMALAEDQLGHGHCAMRWFERNRAACGPPGLFCEEYDVRQRQLRGNLPQAFAHALMLECTATLTDDDANHE, from the coding sequence GTGGCTGACCGGACGATCGACGTCGAGACGATTTTCGCGCCGCGGGTGCTGCGTGAGTACGCGCTGCTCGCCGACGGCGAGCGCGGCGCACTGATCGGCCCGCAGGGCGACGTCGCGTGGATGTGCGCGCCGCACTGGGACTCCGACGCCGTCTTCTCCAATCTCATTGGCGGCGGCGGTGTTTACGCGATCACCCCGGTCGACGTCCGGCACGTGTGGGGCGGCTATTACGAACCGGGCAGCCTGATCTGGCGCAACCGCTGGATCACCCGCGACAGCACCGTGGAATGCCGTGAGGCGCTGGCCTTTCCGGGCGACCCGGACCGCGTGATACTGCTGCGGCGGCTCACGGTGTGCCGCGGGACGGCGCGCGTGCGGGTGCTGCTGGCCCCCGCCGCGGGGTTCGGCCGGCACGGCCTCGGCCAGCCGACCTCCGACGGCGGCGTGTGGAGCGGCCGGTCGGGCCGGTTGCGCTGGCGCTGGCTGGCCGGCTGCGACGCACGCACCGTCAAAGCCGCGCACGACAACAGCGAGCTGCTCACCTGTGAGATCACCCTCGAGGAGGGCCGCCAGCACGACCTGGTGCTGGAGCTGTCCGAACGCGCGCTACCCGACCAGCCCCCGGATCCCGACGTGGCCTGGGACGCCACCGCGGCCGCCTGGCAGCGCAGCGTGCCCCGGCTGGAGTGCACCATCGCCCCGCGCGACGGAAGCCACTCCTACGCGGTGCTGCGCGGGCTGACCAGCAGCGGCGGCGGCATGGTGGCCGCCGCGACGATGAGCCTGCCCGAGCGCGCGCACACCAATCAGAACTACGACTACCGCTACGCCTGGATCCGCGACCAGGTATACGCCGGCATGGCCGCCGCCGCGGTCGGCACGACCGAATTGCTGGACCGTGCTGTCGAATTCGTCGGCGCCCGGCTGCTCGAGGACGGCCCGAACCTCAAACCCGCCTACACGGTCACCGGCGGCGCGGTGCCCAGCGAAGAAGAGCTCGACCTGCCCGGCTATCCCGGCGGCACCGACAAGATCGGCAACTGGGTCAACCAGCAATTCCAGCTCGACGTGTTCGGCGAGGCGCTGCAGCTGCTGGCCAAGGCGGGCGCCGCGGACCGACTCGACGCCGACGGGTGGCGCGCGGCGCAGGCGGCCATCGGCGCGATCGAAAAGCGTTGGCGTGAACCGGATGCCGGGGTCTGGGAGGTCGGCGACGAGCACTGGACGCAGTCGCGGCTGGCCTGTGTGGCCGGGCTGCGCGCCATCGCCAAGCTGGCCGGCGCCGGCCCCGAGGTGACCACATGCGCTTCGCTGGCCGACGCGATCCTGGCCGACACCGCCTCGAGCAGCCTGCACCCGCACGGCTATTGGCAGCGCAGCCCGCGGCTGACCGGGGTCGACGCGTCGCTGCTGCTGCCGCCGGTGCGCGGCGCCGTGCCCGTCGACGACCCACGCACCCGGGCCACCCTGGACGCCGTTCGCCGGGAGCTCACCGACGACGGGTTCGTCTACCGCTTCCGGCACGACGAGCGCGACCTCGGTGACGCCGAGGGCGCCTTCCTGCTCTGCGGGTTCATGATGGCACTGGCCGAAGACCAACTGGGCCATGGCCATTGCGCGATGCGCTGGTTCGAACGCAACCGCGCCGCGTGCGGCCCGCCGGGGCTGTTCTGCGAGGAGTACGACGTGCGTCAGCGCCAGCTCCGCGGCAACCTACCCCAAGCGTTCGCCCACGCGCTGATGCTCGAATGCACGGCAACCCTCACCGACGACGACGCCAACCATGAGTGA
- a CDS encoding SDR family oxidoreductase, whose product MTQTVVITGASAGIGRATAQQFGRRGANVVLLARGAAGLDGAARDVEAGGGKALAIPTDVADHPAVLAAADEAEATFGPIDTWVNVAFTSVFAPFTEISAEEFKRVTEVSYLGYVHGTMAALAKMRPRNRGTIVQVGSALSQRSIPLQSAYCGAKHAINGFTESVRCELFHEGSKVRITVVQMPAVNTPQFSWVLSRLPRHPQPVPPIYQPEVAARGVLYAADHPGRKQFWVGDSTMVTLLGQKFVAPLLDRYLGRTGYDSQQTKEHVSRDRPNNLWQPLDSEPGTDHGPHGQFDDQSHSHSPQLWASQHPVVSGTGALSAAGVGAWLSARAGRRWAR is encoded by the coding sequence ATGACACAAACCGTGGTGATCACCGGAGCCAGCGCGGGCATCGGCCGCGCCACCGCCCAGCAGTTCGGCCGGCGCGGCGCCAACGTCGTCCTGCTCGCCCGCGGCGCCGCCGGACTCGACGGGGCCGCACGGGACGTCGAGGCCGGCGGCGGCAAGGCACTGGCCATCCCGACCGATGTGGCCGACCACCCGGCCGTCCTCGCCGCCGCCGACGAGGCCGAGGCCACCTTCGGCCCCATCGACACCTGGGTCAACGTCGCTTTCACGTCGGTGTTCGCGCCGTTCACCGAGATCAGCGCCGAGGAGTTCAAACGCGTGACCGAGGTGTCCTACCTCGGGTACGTGCACGGCACCATGGCGGCGCTCGCCAAGATGCGCCCCCGCAACCGCGGCACCATCGTGCAGGTGGGTTCGGCGCTCAGCCAGCGATCGATCCCGCTGCAGTCGGCCTATTGCGGCGCCAAGCACGCCATCAACGGGTTCACCGAATCGGTGCGCTGCGAGCTGTTTCACGAGGGCTCGAAGGTGCGGATCACCGTCGTGCAGATGCCCGCGGTCAACACCCCGCAATTCTCCTGGGTGCTGTCCCGGCTGCCCCGCCATCCCCAGCCGGTGCCGCCGATCTACCAGCCCGAGGTCGCCGCCCGCGGGGTCCTGTACGCCGCCGATCACCCAGGGCGAAAGCAATTCTGGGTCGGCGATTCCACCATGGTGACACTGCTGGGCCAAAAGTTCGTCGCGCCGCTGCTGGACCGCTACCTGGGCCGCACCGGATACGACTCCCAGCAGACCAAGGAACACGTCAGCCGCGACCGGCCCAACAACCTCTGGCAGCCGCTGGACTCCGAGCCGGGCACCGACCACGGCCCGCACGGCCAATTCGACGACCAGTCGCACTCCCACAGCCCCCAACTGTGGGCGTCCCAGCACCCCGTCGTCAGCGGCACCGGCGCCTTGAGCGCCGCCGGAGTGGGAGCCTGGCTCTCGGCCCGGGCGGGCCGCAGGTGGGCACGATGA
- a CDS encoding enolase C-terminal domain-like protein, with amino-acid sequence MGTMTPYARIEEVTAQVYEIPTDAPEADGTLSWTSTTFVLAEVAAGGRRGIGYTYADGACAKLIDGKLGDVLAGHSAVDIPARWASMVAAMRNNGRPGLASCAISAVDTALWDLKGKLLELPVCRLLGMAHAEVPIYGSGGFTTYDERTTRAQLERWVYQWKIPRVKIKIGESWGSEVNRDLDRIALARNVIGPDVELYVDANGGYDRKQAIRVAHAMADHDVTWFEEPVSSDDLDGLREVRDQVTPDVTAGEYGYDLAYFNRMLAADAVDCLQIDVTRCGGITDWVRAAAVAASYNVDVSGHCAPNLHAHVATSIPNLRHLEYFHDHHRIEHMLFDGALPPDGGALRPDQHRPGFGLEFKHQDAERYRVI; translated from the coding sequence GTGGGCACGATGACGCCCTACGCGCGGATCGAGGAGGTCACCGCGCAGGTCTACGAAATCCCCACCGACGCACCGGAAGCCGACGGCACCCTGTCCTGGACGTCGACCACGTTTGTGCTGGCCGAGGTTGCGGCCGGCGGGCGCCGCGGGATCGGCTACACCTACGCCGACGGGGCGTGCGCCAAGCTGATCGACGGCAAGCTCGGCGACGTTCTCGCCGGCCACAGTGCCGTGGACATCCCGGCGCGGTGGGCGTCGATGGTCGCGGCGATGCGCAACAACGGGCGGCCGGGGCTGGCCTCCTGCGCGATCTCCGCGGTCGACACCGCGCTGTGGGATCTCAAGGGCAAGCTGCTGGAGCTGCCGGTGTGCCGGCTGCTCGGCATGGCGCACGCGGAAGTGCCGATCTACGGCAGCGGCGGCTTCACCACCTACGACGAGCGCACCACGCGCGCCCAACTCGAACGCTGGGTTTACCAGTGGAAGATCCCTCGGGTGAAGATCAAGATCGGTGAGTCGTGGGGCTCCGAGGTGAATCGCGATCTGGATCGGATTGCCCTGGCGCGCAACGTGATCGGACCAGATGTCGAACTATACGTCGACGCCAACGGCGGCTACGACCGCAAGCAGGCGATCCGGGTGGCCCACGCGATGGCCGACCACGATGTCACGTGGTTCGAAGAACCCGTGTCCTCCGACGATCTGGACGGGCTGCGGGAGGTACGCGACCAGGTGACCCCGGACGTCACCGCCGGCGAGTACGGCTACGACCTGGCGTACTTCAACCGCATGCTCGCCGCCGACGCGGTCGACTGCCTGCAGATCGACGTCACTCGCTGCGGGGGCATCACCGACTGGGTGCGCGCCGCGGCCGTCGCCGCCTCCTACAACGTGGACGTCTCGGGGCACTGCGCTCCCAACCTGCACGCCCACGTCGCCACGAGCATCCCGAACCTGCGGCATCTGGAGTACTTCCACGACCACCACCGCATCGAACACATGCTCTTCGACGGGGCGCTGCCGCCCGATGGCGGCGCATTGCGACCCGATCAACACCGGCCGGGGTTCGGCCTCGAGTTCAAGCATCAAGACGCCGAGCGCTACCGGGTGATCTGA
- a CDS encoding PAS and ANTAR domain-containing protein produces MTMHSNDESVRRREALVSDVVEHGDLSAVDLVLGLGEPQRVGRFWFYLDGQHWEWSDAVARMHGYKPGQVEPTTELLLQHKHPDDRDRVAAVLERVMKGKPFSSRHRIIDTAGRTHCVVVAGDRMLDDSGALAGTSGFYVDVTDSLHSDISNVLSAVAEARARIEQAKGVLMTAYGISAERAFDILVWRSQEANLKLRDVASRFLDAVASKASSETQSQVDQALLTLG; encoded by the coding sequence ATGACGATGCACTCCAATGACGAAAGTGTGCGGCGCCGCGAGGCGCTGGTGTCCGACGTCGTCGAGCACGGCGACCTGAGCGCGGTCGACCTGGTGCTGGGCCTCGGCGAGCCCCAGCGCGTCGGCAGGTTCTGGTTCTACCTGGACGGCCAACACTGGGAGTGGTCGGACGCCGTGGCGCGGATGCACGGCTACAAACCGGGACAGGTGGAGCCCACCACGGAACTGCTGCTGCAACACAAACATCCCGACGACCGGGACCGGGTGGCCGCCGTGCTCGAACGAGTGATGAAGGGAAAGCCGTTCAGCAGCCGGCACCGAATCATCGACACCGCCGGACGGACCCACTGCGTCGTCGTCGCCGGCGATCGCATGCTCGACGACAGCGGTGCGTTGGCCGGCACGTCCGGGTTCTACGTCGACGTCACCGACTCACTGCACTCCGACATCAGCAACGTGCTCTCGGCGGTGGCCGAGGCCCGGGCGCGCATCGAGCAGGCCAAGGGCGTGCTGATGACCGCCTACGGCATCTCGGCCGAGCGTGCTTTCGACATTCTGGTGTGGCGTTCCCAGGAAGCGAACCTCAAGCTGCGCGACGTCGCCAGCCGCTTCCTGGACGCCGTGGCCAGCAAGGCGTCATCGGAGACCCAAAGCCAAGTGGACCAGGCTCTGCTGACCCTGGGCTAG
- a CDS encoding ABC-F family ATP-binding cassette domain-containing protein produces MAHLLGAEAVHLEYPTQVVFESITLGVNDGARIGIVGRNGDGKSSLLRLLTGQQRPDSGRVTRRSGLRVGALSQADTLDPEHSVGYTLVGEAAEHQWAGDARVRDVVTGLVSDIAWEATVATLSGGQRRRVQLARLLVGEWDVIALDEPTNHLDIEGITWLASHLRQRWARNTGGLLLVTHDRWFLDDVATTTWEVHDGIVEPFDGGYAAYVLQRVERDRMAAVAEAKRQNLMRKELAWLRRGAPARTSKPKFRIEAANQLIADVPPLRNTVELAKLATARLGKDVVDLLDVSISFDGRPVLRDIEWRIAPGERTGIVGANGAGKSTLLGLIDGTITPDAGRVKRGKTVRLAVLDQQGDALAAVGGDRIADVLGGLQGGYQVDGREVTPAQLLERLGFGRGQLSGRVQDLSGGERRRLQLMLTLLSEPNVLLLDEPTNDVDTDTLAAMEDLLDSWAGTLIVVSHDRYLLERVTDQQYAVLDGRLRHLPGGVDEYLRLAEQRTGEATAASPRPAEPAPQAMSGAQRRAAEKEVASVDRQLARLADRIEDKHNELAAHDQSDHVGIARLTQELRALENEVAATESRWLELSEQLE; encoded by the coding sequence GTGGCGCACCTACTTGGAGCTGAGGCCGTACACCTCGAATATCCGACTCAGGTGGTCTTCGAATCGATCACGCTCGGGGTCAACGACGGAGCGCGCATCGGCATCGTCGGGCGAAACGGCGACGGCAAATCCAGCCTGCTGCGGCTGCTGACCGGCCAGCAGCGGCCCGACTCCGGCCGGGTCACCCGGCGCAGCGGGCTGCGGGTCGGCGCGCTGAGCCAGGCCGACACCCTGGACCCCGAGCACAGCGTGGGCTACACACTGGTCGGCGAGGCGGCCGAGCACCAGTGGGCCGGTGACGCCCGGGTCCGCGATGTGGTCACCGGGCTGGTCTCCGACATCGCCTGGGAGGCAACGGTTGCCACGCTGTCCGGCGGCCAGCGCCGCCGGGTGCAGCTGGCCAGGTTGCTGGTGGGCGAGTGGGACGTCATCGCACTCGACGAGCCCACCAACCATCTGGACATCGAGGGCATCACCTGGCTGGCAAGCCATCTGCGCCAACGCTGGGCGCGCAACACCGGCGGGCTGCTGCTGGTGACCCACGACCGCTGGTTTCTCGACGACGTCGCCACCACGACGTGGGAGGTGCACGACGGGATCGTCGAACCGTTCGACGGCGGGTACGCGGCCTACGTCCTGCAACGCGTCGAACGGGACCGGATGGCCGCCGTCGCCGAGGCCAAGCGACAGAACCTGATGCGTAAGGAGTTGGCGTGGCTGCGCCGCGGGGCGCCGGCGCGGACGTCCAAGCCCAAGTTCCGGATCGAGGCGGCCAACCAGCTGATCGCCGACGTGCCGCCGCTGCGCAACACCGTCGAACTGGCCAAGCTGGCCACCGCCCGGCTGGGCAAGGACGTGGTCGACCTGCTCGACGTGTCGATCTCGTTCGACGGCCGCCCGGTGCTGCGGGACATCGAGTGGCGGATCGCCCCCGGCGAGCGGACCGGCATTGTCGGGGCCAACGGCGCCGGCAAGTCGACGCTGCTGGGGCTTATCGACGGCACCATCACCCCGGACGCGGGACGGGTCAAGCGCGGCAAGACCGTGCGGCTCGCGGTTCTCGACCAGCAGGGCGACGCCCTGGCCGCAGTCGGCGGCGACCGGATCGCCGATGTGCTGGGCGGGCTGCAGGGCGGCTATCAGGTCGACGGCCGCGAGGTCACCCCGGCGCAGCTGCTGGAGCGGCTCGGGTTCGGCCGCGGCCAACTGTCCGGCCGCGTCCAGGATCTCTCCGGCGGTGAGCGGCGGCGGCTGCAGCTGATGCTCACGCTGTTGTCCGAGCCCAACGTGTTGCTGCTCGACGAGCCGACCAACGACGTCGACACCGACACCCTGGCCGCGATGGAGGACCTGCTGGACTCGTGGGCGGGCACGCTGATTGTCGTCTCGCACGACCGCTACCTGTTGGAGCGGGTCACCGATCAGCAGTACGCGGTGCTCGACGGCCGGTTGCGGCATCTGCCTGGCGGTGTCGACGAGTACCTGCGGCTGGCCGAGCAGCGGACCGGCGAGGCGACCGCCGCATCGCCGCGGCCGGCCGAGCCCGCTCCCCAAGCGATGTCGGGCGCGCAACGCCGCGCCGCGGAGAAAGAGGTGGCCTCGGTCGATCGCCAGCTCGCGCGGCTGGCGGACCGGATCGAGGACAAGCACAACGAACTCGCCGCGCACGACCAATCCGACCATGTCGGCATCGCCCGGCTAACCCAGGAATTGCGTGCGCTCGAAAACGAGGTGGCCGCGACGGAGAGTCGCTGGCTGGAGCTCTCCGAGCAGCTCGAATGA